In one Apteryx mantelli isolate bAptMan1 chromosome 9, bAptMan1.hap1, whole genome shotgun sequence genomic region, the following are encoded:
- the FAM131A gene encoding protein FAM131A — MGCIGSKTTIVAVDTTLHVEWKEVKALPALSPLSAARPALLHRLARQASFDSQDFLEVNVEDTVEMLPKSRRALTIQEIAALARSSLHGISQVVKEHVTKPTAMAQGRVAHLIEWKGWCKPVEPPAALESAFSSYCHLSEGEQEARFAAGVAEQFAIAEAKLRAWSSVDGDDSTDESYDEDFMPSVESSQAAEPPGQVPASALLRDLLHSHLCQLSVRQGSCEPESDSSHTLSPETLCSSLCSLEMVSPSELTAKLLGSLGGEDLLLPKLPPPGSQSALRGLARLRCQDSLYSVSYAEACLSPADDEVVLSKDFPLRRKVSDVASSGVVSLDEDEAEEP, encoded by the exons ATGGGCTGCATCGGCTCCAAAACCACCATCG TGGCCGTGGACACGACCCTGCACGTGGAGTGGAAGGAGGTGAAAGCGCTGCCCGCGCTGTCGCCGCTGAGCGCCGCCCGGCCGGCCCTGCTGCACCGCCTGGCACGGCAGGCCTCCTTCGACAGCCAGGACTTCCTCGAG GTCAATGTTGAAGACACTGTCGAGATGCTGCCCAAGTCGCGGCGCGCGCTGACCATCCAGGAGATCGCCGCCCTGGCCCGCTCCTCGCTGCACG GCATCTCGCAGGTGGTGAAGGAGCACGTGACGAAGCCGACGGCCATGGCGCAGGGCCGCGTCGCCCACCTCATCGAGTGGAAGGGCTGGTGCAAGCCCGtggagccgcccgccgccctcgaGAGCGCCTTCAGCTCCTACTGCCACCTCAGCGAGGGCGAGCAGGAGGCGCGCTTCGCCGCAG GCGTGGCGGAGCAGTTTGCCATCGCGGAGGCCAAGCTGCGGGCCTGGTCCTCGGTGGACGGGGACGACTCCACCGACGAGTCCTACGACGAGGACTTCATGCCGTCCGTGGAAAGCTCCCAGGCGGCCG AGCCGCCGGGGCAGGTGCCCGCCAGCGCGCTGCTGCGCGACCTCCTGCACAGCCACTTGTGCCAGCTGAGCGTGCGGCAGGGCTCGTGCGAGCCCGAGAGCGACTCCTCGCACACCCTGTCCCCCGAGACCCTCTGCTCCAGCCTCTGCAGCCTGGAGATGGTGTCGCCCTCCGAACTCACTGCCAAACTGCTGGGCTCCCTGGGGGGcgaggacctgctgctgcccaagCTGCCGCCCCCGGGCAGCCAAAGTGCCTTGCGGGGCCTGGCACGGCTCCGGTGCCAGGACTCCCTGTACTCCGTGTCCTACGCCGAGGCCTGCCTCTCGCCTGCCGATGACGAGGTGGTGCTGAGCAAGGACTTCCCGCTGCGCCGGAAAGTCTCCGACGTCGCCTCCTCCGGGGTGGTGTCGCTGGACGAGGACGAGGCCGAGGAGCCGTGA
- the LOC106494207 gene encoding heat shock protein beta-7-like: protein MASLSSAATYRAERISTYSQGPGAGEPRFEGDRRHGPFGARAHDAFGYPGSPGAVCPCSLGTWVRAQGDTYQVVADVSQFEPPDIVVTTSNCHVTIQAEKVAEDGTIYDTFTHKCQLPEDMDPLSVSCALTEAGTLLITARRRAGARPREPPQPLYRSEATL, encoded by the exons ATGGCCTCGCTCAGCTCAGCCGCCACGTACCGCGCCGAGCGCATCAGCACCTACAGCCAGGGCCCGGGGGCCGGCGAGCCCCGCTTCGAGGGCGACCGGCGGCACGGCCCCTTCGGGGCTCGGGCGCACGATGCCTTCGGGTACCCAG GGTCCCCGGGCGCCGTGTGCCCCTGCAGCCTGGGCACCTGGGTGCGGGCCCAGGGCGACACCTACCAGGTGGTGGCCGACGTGAGCCAGTTCGAGCCCCCCGACATCGTGGTGACCACGTCCAACTGCCACGTCACCATCCAGGCCGAGAAG GTGGCCGAGGACGGCACCATCTACGACACCTTCACCCACAAGTGCCAGCTGCCAGAGGACATGGACCCGCTGTCGGTGAGCTGTGCCCTGACCGAGGCGGGCACGCTGCTCATCaccgcgcggcgccgcgccggcgcccgccccagggagcccccgcAGCCGCTCTACCGCAGCGAGGCCACGCTGTGA